The genomic segment ATCCTTAACTTCTACCGCAGGTGTTACATACTGCGATGTTTCTGATTCACCTGATAACCAATTCAATAGATCTGTTCTCTGCAGAAATGAAATGTTAATCAGTTGTTTAGCTTGACAATCTGCCAAATAATCTGCTGCACTCGAATCCCTATGCAACCAACACTGGATAATAGCTCTCAATGGTACTTTTTGACCTTCCAATTCGAATTCAGTAAGTTCATCTAGTGACTCCTTATCGTCACCTTCTGAATTTCCCTTGGGTTGGAACGAAACAGTTTTTGCTGCCACCACGTCTGAAGCTTCATTGCCATCCTCCTTGAGCAGGGAAAACTTATCCCCAGATTTTAAATGTTTTCTAACTCTTAACAATAACGAAGACATATCGACAACACTCAATTGTAACTCCTATTGACCGTATGTCTTCAGTTTTAATGATGTTTAAAGGTTTATAGTgctgaatttttttttttcaacagctcatcgcatccaaccatttcaagaaaataagCTAATGCATAGTTAGAAGTTATCCAATAAAACTCGCATTAGAGCATAATTCGTTAGCTTTGAAGTCCCGAGACCAATTTATTTCCAATAATCATGGGTAAAAAGGGTAAGGCATCGAGTAAAAGCCCACCTCCCGCCGAAACGGCTCCTGTaggtaagaagaaaggtaagggaaagaaagaagaactttctgaagatgaaaaggcaAAGAGACAAGTCAACAGGACCAAAGTGACTTCGACGTCAAGCTGGACTGGTAAACTACCACATACACTGCTGCATGAGACGTGTCAGAGGAGGAAGTGGAATAAAGTGGACTAtgaaatgaagaaaataggCGACAAGGGAATGTTAGCCATAGCGGTTCTTTCCTGCACAGATCCTAAGTCAAAGGAAGTTCTAACAGTTAGGATGAATGATCCTACTTATGATAAAGTGAGTGGTAAGGGAGCACAAGTACCGCAGGAGACTCCAATGGAAGCAAGACACTTGGCCGCTACAGTAGCATTATACAGAATTTCATACAATACCAATTTGCACATGATGCTACCACCAAATCACAAGAAACTATGGTACGACTTGGATGATTGTCGTAAGTCTTTGATGAAGGAAAATCCGTCAAAGGCTCAAAAGTTATTCGATATAGATCCATTCAAGACACTTATAGAGGAACAGAAGCAGAGAGAACAGAAAGCTAAGGATCATGAAGCAAAAAACAGACAGGCAGCTAAGGAGCAGACTACTACTGTGTTAACTTCTTTGGGTTCGAAGAGCGCTAAACCAGAGAAGGATACCACGAAAAAGAAACCTCAATCTTCTACTGTTGCTGCTGGCTCTGCGAATAGAAATACGAACATATCTTTCCCCAGAAAGGCCTGGGACAATGCAGCGTTTGTGGATTTCGAAGAATCTCTTAGACAGAAGATCGAATCTTCTATTAAACTACATATCAATTGGAGTAACAAGAGAGTTAAGACTACAGATGCAAAATCTTCCAATAGAGATGCACTTAGGGAGAAATTGCTATCGTTACAATTTAGACCACCGCATGTGGAAGAAGCTCTAGTCTACAAAGATCctctttctttccttcttttccacTTGCCAGAGGATGATCTGCCGCCCTATTTCCACAAGAGAAAGGAGGACTCGAAGAATATGGTTGAGATCTCATCCATGCCGTTGGAAGTAAGAAACAAGGTTGATAGACTAGCTGAAAGTGGTATCTCTAAGGAGGAGGCTGCATTCGTCCTGGAGAGCTGTAACatggatgaaaatgaagcaGCAGGAAAGTTAACCGCCAACATTGTGCCACAACTAGAATCAACTGTGGGGCCTCTTACTTCCGAGAAAGAATCTTTAGAGACTTGgaatcaagaattagaagGTTTACAGAGCATGTATCCTGAATCGGTACAAATTCTAAAACCAGATTCTTGTTATACGGTCGACTTGATAAAGGATTTTAAGCTAAAGCTTAAGGTTTACAGAACTAGCCATTATCCATCTGTTCTCCCTGGTGTCATAGTCTCTACATTTGATAGAAATTACAAATTACCCAATTATATCAAGctaaagattttacaaaatcTGATGCAATATGTCGCGGATTCGAACTTACTCGGCGACATGCTAGTGTTCCACTTATACCTGTGGTTGCAAGATCATTTGAAGGAAATTATCGAGAACCCAGGGCCCCTTCTTTCAGAAAGAGAGTTATTGGCATCTTCAAATAgcaaaaaagaaagttaCGCAGATTCCAATGAGAATTCCAAAAAGTTTGGCAAGAAGCGTACTCAGAATTCTCTGAatgatcaagaaattgCTGCACTCAAACGAGAATATTCACAGAGAATTTCCACTTTACAATATAAAGCCATGCTCGACACAAGAGCTAATCTTCCTGCGTGGAAGAGGCAAAAGCTGATTGTAGATCTGGTCAAGAGCCATGATGTGACTTTGGTAACAGGTGAGACTGGttctggtaaatctacTCAAGTGGTACAATTCCTACTGGACACTTTACAAGCAGAAAAAAACGATTTTGGTAATACTAAAATTATTTGTACGCAACCCAGAAGAATTTCTGCCATTGGTTTGGCAGAACGTGTCTCTGACGAACGATGTGTAAAATGTGGTGATGAAGTAGGTTATGTGATCAGAGGTGTAAACAAGGCAACTAACAAAACCAGGATTAGATTTATGACTACTGGTGTGCTAGTTCGTATTTTACAGACAGATGCATCTTTCTTAAAAGATTCCATATTGGTCATTGATGAAGTCCACGAGAGATCCGTAGACACTGATTTAATTGTGGTccttttaaagaatttaatgGGTAGAATTTCTGGGCTAAAGATTGTCCTAATGAGTGCTACAGTGAATGTAGatgttttcaaagaatttttccaaggtCTTGGTACTTGTCACATTGAAGGTCGTACTTTCCCCATTAAGGACTATTATTTAGATGATATCTTAGATATGGTGGACTTTAAGATCAGATCAGATAAATTCCAAAGATATTTGGATTACGATGAGAAGGACAGGGAAGAGTACATTAGGCCCACCGCAGACTCCAAGTTTTTTAGATCTGGTCAAATCAATTATGACCTGATCTGTGAGGTAGTAAAACACGTAGACCAACAACTAGATTCTCAGGCAAACGATGGATCTATAATTGTATTTTTGCCAGGTGTTGCCGAAATCAACAGGTGCTGTCGTATGCTTGAACAGGAcgatggtggtaatggtttGGTAGTTTTACCGCTACACTCTGCCTTGACTCCTGAGGATCAGAAGAGGGTATTTAAAAGCTATGGCTCCAAACGTAAGGTAGTGGTTTCCACCAACATTGCAGAAACGTCTATCACTATCAGTGACTGTGTTGCTACCATCGATACAGGTAGAGCTAAGACAATGGTATACAACCCTAATGACAATACAACAAGATTGACAGAAACTTTTATCTCTAAGGCCGAAGCAAATCAACGTAGGGGTCGTGCTGGTAGAGTTCGTGAAGGTATTTCTTATAAGCTATTCTCTAAAAGGTTATACCAGGAGGATATGATCCCCATGCCCATCCCAGAGATTAAAAGGGTATCTCTAGAATCGCTATACCTTTCTGTAAAATCTATGGGAATCAAGGatgtgaagaaatttttggcCACTGGATTAGACCCACCACCTTTGAAAACCCTTGAAAGAGCAAGTGCTATGCTAACGACAGTTGGACTATTGAATGAATACGACGATTCTCTGACAGAACTCGGTAAATTTATCAGTATGATGCCGGTGATGGACAGTAAGCATGGTAAGTTATTGATTTACAGCATTATATTTGGTGTAACAGACGTTGGTATCTTATTAGCATCTATCTTAAGCATTGGTGCACCATTTATTAATGACTTCAATCTGAGAGACAAAATCAAGGCACTATTACAGAAATACGAACCTAGAGGTGATCTCTTAGCAATGGCAGAAATTCTTCGTCAATATTTGCAGCTACAAGGTGGTAGTGCCAAGAATCAATTCCTGAAGGAACACTGCCTGTCCTATAACAAAGTGAGAGATATCATGTCGTCTCGTACTCAgttttattctattttgAAGGATGTTGGATTCATACCTTTTAAGGAGGACCAAAAAACAAATGTATATTTGAACAGGAACAGTGGCAATGTCGCCGTTCTCAAGGCAGTGCTTACAGGTGCATTTTACCCACATGTCGCAAGAGTTCAATTGCCAGATCCAAAATACATGACTACTAGTGTAGGTGCCATCGAAAAAGATCCTGAAGCCAAGGCCATCAAGTATTGGATTAGAAACGATGAGTATATCGATGCATTAAGGGAGGGTCCAACAGGGGAAATACCACTACCGGCTAAGAGAGCTTTCATCCATCCATCATCAGTTCTATTTACTTCTAATGGCTCTAGCAACTCTCAAGAGGTAACAACGTTAGATGAGGTGGATGAAGCTTCCGTAAAGAAATCTTTTACCTCAACAAcagtttccaaatttccCTTCgtcattttcaattcatctcaAGTGACTACCAAACTATTTCTTCGAGAAATCACTCCTACTTCGACGTTgtcattattactattcGGTGGTCCTCTCAGCTATGAAGTTAACGGTAGCCAGCATTCTCCAGGAATTGTATTAGACCAGTGGCTACCCATAAGGACCTGGTGTAAGAATGGTGTACTCATTAAAGAACTAAGAACGCTTTTAGATCAAGCTATAAGAGACAAGCTGGAAAATCCCAAATATGGGGATAAGGCACTTGAGAATAATGATACATCCAACACTGTTCTCAAATTAGTGGAAAAAGTGATTACGTTAGAATAGAGTTGATTTCTATTATCTATATAGTGTAGATCTTCGTAAATCTTCTCGGACTCACAAAGCTACATGTAACACCCCAGTAAGAACTCCTATAGAGAAAGCAAGCAATTATACATCAACAGACACAGACCCAATGGGATTACAAGATTTAGAACATCCACTAGTTCATTTAACACCACCTCATGGCTGGTTAAATGATCCCAATGGTCTCTGGTACGATGCCAAAGATGAATTATGGCATTGTTACTTCCAACACAATCCAGATTCCACTGTCTGGAAACAACCCATTTGTTGGGGCCATTCAGTTTCCAAGGATGCGATTATCTGGGATTATAAAGGTTTGGCAATTGTACCTCCAGATAGCGACGGTGGTGTATTCTCTGGTTCCGTGGTTGTGGATAACCGAAACACTAGTGAGCTGTTTGATGAATCAACGGACCCCAGACAACGAGTGGTTGCCATTTGGACTCAAGATGCCGATGGAATTCAGCGTCAAATGATTAGTTATTCAATGGATGGGGGGTACAGCTTCAAAGATTACGCCCACAACCCAGTTTTAGATATTAACAACTCTAACTTCAGAGATCCCAAAGTAATTTGGCACAAAGAGACTGGAAGATGGATTATGGTAGTGGCATTATCACAGAagtttgaaatttccaTCTATTCATCTAAAGATTTGATTCATTGGCAGTACGAATCCGGTTTCGCCGTTAGAGGTTTTAAAGGTTTGCAGTACGAGTGTCCCGGGCTTATTAAGGTACCGCTGTTGGATGCGAATGGCCAGGAGGTTAAAGATACCAAGGACAATTGGGTGCTCTACATCTCAATCAATCCAGGAGCCCCACAAGGTGGGTCCGCTACAGAGTATTTCATTGGTGAATTCGATGGTAAAGTGTTCCAACCAAGGGACAATCAAGTAAGGCTCATGGATTTGGGCAAGGATTTCTATGCATTCCAGACCTTTTACAATACACCAAACGACAAGGATGTAATCGGTATGGCATGGGCATCTAATTGGCAGTATACGAATCAAACTCCTACTTCCCAATACAGATCATGCTTGACCATGCTGAGGAAACTACACTTACAAAAGTTACAAATTACACCGGAGTACTCCGagatcaatttgttcaGCGCTCCCTTATGGGATCAGGACAGTCTAGTGAATTTGGCACCTCCCAAGAGTTTAACGCCGGATGCACCCTTATTGCCCAACCATGGTTTGAACATCAATTTAGACCAAGGTGAAGGTCTACTAGAGTTCACATGGGAATGGTCAGTACAAGATAAGTTGGTACCAAAGGCAGATTTTTGTGGTATCACTATGTTTTTAAAGGATCAAGAAACTTcaaaccaatttttgtcGCTAGGGTTCGAAGCTAACAGCAGTGCATTCTTCTTGGATAGAGGAAACACCGGTTCACATTTCACCGAAACGAATCCTCTTTTCACGAGAAATCTATCTGCTGATTTAACACCTTACAGGACTTTTCAAGGTACATCGATCTATAAAGTTCACGGCATCCTCGACCGCAACATTCTCGAACTCTACTTTAACGACGGAGCCCTCGCAGCTACCTATACATTTTTCTATTTGGAGAACCGTCCCATCAGGTGGGTTCATATGGAATCATCTGTAAACGATGTCTTTAAGATCAAAGAACTCCGTTTCACAGAATTGGCAATCAAATCACCTTCTAAAACCTATTGATTAGAAAATAGCGTTTGCGGAACTATTATAGTGATACACACATTCTTCAATATTGTTGCCGCAggaatgaagatgaacaagataTTGCAAGGTTAACGCGGTCAACTTACACATCGAATTGGTGTCAGGGGTCCCTGGATTACGTACATGACCATTGATTTGTTATCATTGGCGAATTTTGCAACATTAAAAGTTTCCCCAAGATAGCGTTGTCGAGCCTTCGGCGATCTTAGAGGTGAAAACACCGAGGATATCGAATCCCGTTTATCAGTCCCTGCATATAGCAAGATATAAAGGAAGAATGGCTATAGTGAATTTATTGAGGATTTTTGGTGGACTATGTATAACCTTCCCAAGTTGTTCAAGGCATTAACACAATGACTAAGACGAGAGAAAGCACTGAAGACTCCATCAGAAAGGAAGGAGTCGTCGAAGAGATACGCAGCGTCGAAGACCCTGAGAAGGGACATGTGCTGGACACGGTTATTTCTCCTCATGGTAAAGTAGTCAAGATTGGTGGTGTTGATGATGCTATGGATTACTTGGAAGATGCAAAACAAATCGTGGCTACACCGGAAGAAGATAGAAAATTGGTCTGGAAAATAGATCTGTGCATGTTCCCATTGATGTGCTTGCTATATGCTACGCAATTTATGGATAAAGTTACTACATCCTCCGCAGCAGTCATGGGGTTGCgtgaagatttgaagatgcaaGGCGATCAATACTCCTGGGTGGGATCCGCCTTTTATTTTGGATACTTATTATTCAATTTAGGACCGGGTCAAAtcatatttcaaaagactAAAAAACTGGCCAAGATGCTATCAGCATTCGTAATTGTCTGGGGATTACTCCTTTGCCTACATGCTGCCCCCACCGTAAGATATCCCACATTTATCCTACTAAGAGTTCTATTGGGGTGTGCTGAGAGTATGGTAACACCTTGCTTTACCATTATAACATCACAATATTGGAAACAAGAGGAACAGTTCACCAGAATTTGCTTTTGGTTCGGTATGAACGGGTTTGGTCAGCTATGGTTATCGGGAATCGCTTACGGTGTGTATGTACACAGCGAATCGTACACGATAAAAGCATGGCGCCTGTTATTTGTAATTACAGGGTGTATGACAATTTTCATTGGATTCCTAATTGCATTTTGGATTCCCGATGAACCAACAAAGGCCATTTTCCTCAGTGAAAGGGAAAAActgatggtggtggatAGAATTAAGACAAACCAACAGGGATTTGGTAATCATAAAATTAAAACACACCAGGTTTGGGAAGCAC from the Zygosaccharomyces rouxii strain CBS732 chromosome B complete sequence genome contains:
- a CDS encoding RNA helicase (similar to uniprot|Q06698 Saccharomyces cerevisiae YLR419W Hypothetical ORF), encoding MGKKGKASSKSPPPAETAPVGKKKGKGKKEELSEDEKAKRQVNRTKVTSTSSWTGKLPHTLLHETCQRRKWNKVDYEMKKIGDKGMLAIAVLSCTDPKSKEVLTVRMNDPTYDKVSGKGAQVPQETPMEARHLAATVALYRISYNTNLHMMLPPNHKKLWYDLDDCRKSLMKENPSKAQKLFDIDPFKTLIEEQKQREQKAKDHEAKNRQAAKEQTTTVLTSLGSKSAKPEKDTTKKKPQSSTVAAGSANRNTNISFPRKAWDNAAFVDFEESLRQKIESSIKLHINWSNKRVKTTDAKSSNRDALREKLLSLQFRPPHVEEALVYKDPLSFLLFHLPEDDLPPYFHKRKEDSKNMVEISSMPLEVRNKVDRLAESGISKEEAAFVLESCNMDENEAAGKLTANIVPQLESTVGPLTSEKESLETWNQELEGLQSMYPESVQILKPDSCYTVDLIKDFKLKLKVYRTSHYPSVLPGVIVSTFDRNYKLPNYIKLKILQNLMQYVADSNLLGDMLVFHLYLWLQDHLKEIIENPGPLLSERELLASSNSKKESYADSNENSKKFGKKRTQNSLNDQEIAALKREYSQRISTLQYKAMLDTRANLPAWKRQKLIVDLVKSHDVTLVTGETGSGKSTQVVQFLLDTLQAEKNDFGNTKIICTQPRRISAIGLAERVSDERCVKCGDEVGYVIRGVNKATNKTRIRFMTTGVLVRILQTDASFLKDSILVIDEVHERSVDTDLIVVLLKNLMGRISGLKIVLMSATVNVDVFKEFFQGLGTCHIEGRTFPIKDYYLDDILDMVDFKIRSDKFQRYLDYDEKDREEYIRPTADSKFFRSGQINYDLICEVVKHVDQQLDSQANDGSIIVFLPGVAEINRCCRMLEQDDGGNGLVVLPLHSALTPEDQKRVFKSYGSKRKVVVSTNIAETSITISDCVATIDTGRAKTMVYNPNDNTTRLTETFISKAEANQRRGRAGRVREGISYKLFSKRLYQEDMIPMPIPEIKRVSLESLYLSVKSMGIKDVKKFLATGLDPPPLKTLERASAMLTTVGLLNEYDDSLTELGKFISMMPVMDSKHGKLLIYSIIFGVTDVGILLASILSIGAPFINDFNLRDKIKALLQKYEPRGDLLAMAEILRQYLQLQGGSAKNQFLKEHCLSYNKVRDIMSSRTQFYSILKDVGFIPFKEDQKTNVYLNRNSGNVAVLKAVLTGAFYPHVARVQLPDPKYMTTSVGAIEKDPEAKAIKYWIRNDEYIDALREGPTGEIPLPAKRAFIHPSSVLFTSNGSSNSQEVTTLDEVDEASVKKSFTSTTVSKFPFVIFNSSQVTTKLFLREITPTSTLSLLLFGGPLSYEVNGSQHSPGIVLDQWLPIRTWCKNGVLIKELRTLLDQAIRDKLENPKYGDKALENNDTSNTVLKLVEKVITLE
- the SUC2 gene encoding beta-fructofuranosidase SUC2 (similar to gnl|GLV|YALI0E26719g Yarrowia lipolytica YALI0E26719g uniprot|Q12724 disrupted by Saccharomyces cerevisiae Invertase 2 precursor identified start YALI0E26719g|YALI-IPF3380|YALI-CDS1951.1 and weakly similar to YIL162W uniprot|P00724 Saccharomyces cerevisiae YIL162W SUC2); translated protein: MGLQDLEHPLVHLTPPHGWLNDPNGLWYDAKDELWHCYFQHNPDSTVWKQPICWGHSVSKDAIIWDYKGLAIVPPDSDGGVFSGSVVVDNRNTSELFDESTDPRQRVVAIWTQDADGIQRQMISYSMDGGYSFKDYAHNPVLDINNSNFRDPKVIWHKETGRWIMVVALSQKFEISIYSSKDLIHWQYESGFAVRGFKGLQYECPGLIKVPLLDANGQEVKDTKDNWVLYISINPGAPQGGSATEYFIGEFDGKVFQPRDNQVRLMDLGKDFYAFQTFYNTPNDKDVIGMAWASNWQYTNQTPTSQYRSCLTMLRKLHLQKLQITPEYSEINLFSAPLWDQDSLVNLAPPKSLTPDAPLLPNHGLNINLDQGEGLLEFTWEWSVQDKLVPKADFCGITMFLKDQETSNQFLSLGFEANSSAFFLDRGNTGSHFTETNPLFTRNLSADLTPYRTFQGTSIYKVHGILDRNILELYFNDGALAATYTFFYLENRPIRWVHMESSVNDVFKIKELRFTELAIKSPSKTY
- the DAL5 gene encoding allantoate permease (similar to uniprot|P15365 Saccharomyces cerevisiae YJR152W DAL5 Allantoin permease ureidosuccinate permease expression is constitutive but sensitive to nitrogen catabolite repression); this translates as MTKTRESTEDSIRKEGVVEEIRSVEDPEKGHVLDTVISPHGKVVKIGGVDDAMDYLEDAKQIVATPEEDRKLVWKIDLCMFPLMCLLYATQFMDKVTTSSAAVMGLREDLKMQGDQYSWVGSAFYFGYLLFNLGPGQIIFQKTKKLAKMLSAFVIVWGLLLCLHAAPTVRYPTFILLRVLLGCAESMVTPCFTIITSQYWKQEEQFTRICFWFGMNGFGQLWLSGIAYGVYVHSESYTIKAWRLLFVITGCMTIFIGFLIAFWIPDEPTKAIFLSEREKLMVVDRIKTNQQGFGNHKIKTHQVWEALKDVRTWLIFLFSISSNIPNGGVTNFMTILFKEDFQYSTKQTFLMNMPYGAVEFIGCPLFGVLAMWATVKSIKVLRCKLVWAMFSTVITLVGVCMLGFVNNNKNARLAGAYLLNIAPVSFICVLSNISANVTGFTKKWTVSSICMATYAASNIAGPQTFIPSQAPDYHGAKVSMVVCYAAMLFILAALFFVNLTENKRRDKWAAEHAHEPFDSTAFADLTDFENPNFRYTL